The DNA sequence ACCGTGATCGACAACAGCGACGCCGATATCAAAGTGTCGTTCACCGGCATCGCACCGGACCTGTTCCGCGAAGGCCAGGGCGTTGTCGCCATTGGCCAGTTCGGCCCGGACCAGACGTTCACCGCCCGCCAGATCCTCGCCAAGCATGACGAGAACTATCAGCCGCGCGAATTGCGGCCCGAGGCCATCGGCGGATGATCGAAGCCGGGCATTTCGCGGCCTTTCTGGCGCTGGGCGCCGCGTTGGCGCAGACGATCTTCGGTTTGAAGGGCGATCGCCGCTGGGCGGGCATGGCCGCCGTTACCGGTTTCGGCCTGATGGCATTTTCCTTCCTGACGCTGGTGCATGCCTTTGCCGTGTCGGACTTTTCCCTCCAGCTGGTGGCCAACAATTCCCACACGCTGAAGCCGATGCTCTACAAGATCGCCGGCACCTGGGGGAACCATGAAGGCTCCATGGCGCTCTGGGCGCTGGTAACGTTTGCCTTCGGCGCTGCGGCGGCGGCGTTGATGAAGACCGGCCGGCAAAGCTTCGAGGCGCGGGCGCTCGGCGTGCAGGGCCTCCTGGCTGCCGGGGCGATGGGCTATTTGCTGTTTGCGTCCTCGCCTTATCTGCGGCTGGATCCGGCGCCGTTCCAGGGGGCGGGACTGAACCCGCTGCTGCAGGACCCGGCGCTGTCGTTCCACCCGCCGATGCTTTATCTCGGCTATGTCGGCTATTCCTTTGTCTTTGCGCTGGCCGCAGCGGGCATGATGGAAGGCCGGATCGACCGGGTGTGGGCCAAAGAGGCCCGGCGCTGGTCGCTGGCCGCTTTTGTGCCGCTCACCTTCGGCATCGCGCTAGGGTCTTACTGGGCCTATTACGAGCTTGGCTGGGGCGGCTGGTGGTTCTGGGATCCGGTGGAGAATGCGTCGTTGATGCCCTGGCTGATCGGTGCCGCCTTGCTGCACTCGGTCATCGTCACGGAAAAACGCGAGAACTTTTCCGCCTGGACGGCGCTGCTGGCGGTGCTGGCCTTCCTGTTCTCAATCATGGGCGCATTCCTTGTGCGCTCGGGCGTGCTGACGTCGGTTCACGCCTTTGCCGTCGATCCGGAACGCGGGATGATCCTGTTGTTCGGGCTGATGGTGTACGGCCTGCTCGCACTTGGCCTGTTCGTCTGGCGCGGGCCGGGGTTGAAGGGCGCAAAGCCCTGGCTGGTCACCAGCCGGGAGGGCGCGCTGATGGCCAACAATATCGTGCTCATCGTTGCGGCGCTGACCGTCCTGCTGGGCACGCTGTTCCCGCTGATGGCGGAAGCTGCGGGGCGGACAATGTCCGTCGGCGAACCATATTTCCGGCTGACCTTCGTGCCCATTCTGGCCATCCTTCTGATCCTGTTGCCCGTGGCGCAGAGCTGGGCCTGGGGCAAGGCGGACCTGAAACAATGGTCGCGCTGGGCGATTGCTGGCGTCGCGCTGGTTGCCGTGTTCGCTGCGCTGGGCGTTGGCGTGTGGAATATTTCACTGGGGGCGGCGTTTGGGCTGGCCCTCGGCGTGTGGCTGATCGGTGGCGCCTTATGGGAACTCCGGCGGCGCGCTGTCACGCTGACGCGGGTCTTCCGCGTGTCACCGCGTGTCTGGGGGATGACGCTGGCGCATATGGGGATCGGCTTGTTCATCATCGGCGCCGTGGTTGAGACGACCGGGCGCTATGAGACAACGGTCGCACTGTCTGAAGGCGGCTCCGGCGAGGCGGCGGGCTGGACCCTGACGCTGGATGATGTCGGCTCGGTCGAAGGGCCGAACTGGTACGCCGACAAGGCCGTCCTGACCGCGGTGAAGGGCGGGGTGAAAACCGTGCTGCAGCCGATGAAGCGTTACTATCCGGCGGCACGCATGCCGACGACGGAGACGGCGATCTACAAGACCGGCACAGGCGACCTCTATGCGGCGCTGGGCGAGCAGCGCGTTGTGGACGGCAAGGCGCGCTGGGTGTTCCGGGTCTACTTCAATCCGCTGATCGATTTCGTATACTTCGGCGTGCTCCTGATTGGCCTTGGCGGCTTCCTCAGCATGGTGAAAGTGAAGCGATGAAAGCGCTGTTCCTGTCTCTCGTGATCGCTCTGGCCGCGGACGTGCCGCTGGATAATCCGGCACAGGAAGCACGCGCACAGGCCCTGATGCGCGAGCTTCGCTGCGTGGCGTGTGAGAATGAACCTGTGTCCCAGTCTGCGGCGCCGATTGCCGAAGACATGCGTATGCGTATCCGTGACATGGTCAGCGAAGGGTCTTCCGATCAGGAAGTGCGCGACTGGTTCGAGAGCCGGTATGGCGAATTCGTCCTGTTCCGCCCGAAGAGCAACAATCTGAGCGGTCTGTTGCTTTGGATCGGCCCGTTCCTGCTGCTCGCCGTTGGCGTGCTGATCGGTTTCCTCACTGCGCGGCGGAAACGGACCGTCGTTGAGCAGATCGAACCGGAAGACGTCTGACTCCGCTGTCCCAGGCGAGCGTCATCGCGAAATTGTGAAGGGATGGGTTTGCCGGCGCCGACCCCCCGTGGGAATAGCCGTCAGGCTGGGTGGGGACATTGCTTGACGTCTGAAAGGGACTTCGCGTGCCACCTTGGCAGTAGGTAGGCAGTACGAAGCGGTGATTGACACCGGTAGGCCCGGGGAATGGGCCCTTCCAGCGCCGGCAACTGGCGTGGGGCCAAGGCGCGACAATGCAACAGCCTGTAAGGCATGCAGTTAATCAAGCGCACAAATCAGCCCCTTCTGATCTATAGTGAAGCCGAGTATGTCTCGCAAACTGTAGTAATTCAAGGGCATTTTCCACTTTGTAATGTGCGCGGTATGATTAATGGCGAATAGATGCCGGGCGGCTCAGAATTCTGCCGGAAGCCGTTTCAGCCCTGCCGGGGAGATGCTTTCTCCGTCTGGATCCGACCTGTTTCTGTCAGGTCCCTCAGGGGACGCTGCCCCTGCCAACCCGCCTCTGATGCGTCCTGCCGGGCAGGGAACCACGTCGACCGGCGATTGGGCAGAAGGCTGATCTCCTGATTCCATTCGACTTACTGTCTTTTAATGACCACATTGCCACACGTATGATTATGTAACGTCCAACCGTACAAACGGCGATATTTCAGAGAGTTGGAGAGAGAATTCATGAAACTTGGCATTTCTCGGCAGGCACTGGTTGCAGCGCTTTTTGGAGCAGCGGCGGTTGGGACCCTGTCGATCGCGCCTCAGATTCTCAGCCCTGAGGCACGTGCCCAACCTATCGCGGTACAGGCGCCTGCTGGCGCGCCGATGAGCTTTGCTGACCTGATCGAGCGAGTCGAACCCGCCGTGGTCAGCGTGAACGTGGTGTCTGAGCGCGAGGTCAACAACACGGGAGACATGGAGCAGTTTTTCGAGCAGTTCCGCGGTCTTCCGGGGCTCGATGAATTTATGCAACAGCGCCGCCAGCAAGAGGAAGAAGGCGCAGAGCCGGAAACCCGTGAGGCACGGTCGCTCGGCTCAGGCTTCTTCATCTCGCAGGACGGTTACATCGTGACCAACAATCACGTCGTCGAGAATGCTGTCCAGATTGAAGTGGTCAACAAGGATGGGGACAAGATGGAAGCCGAACTCGTCGGCACCGATCCTGATACCGATCTCGCCGTCATCAAAGTGAAGGAAAAAGGGCATTACCCCTATGTCCGCTTCGGTAACTCCCACAATCTTCGCAAGGGTGATTGGGTTGTCGCCCTTGGCAATCCCTTCGGTTTCAGCGGCACGGCTACGGCCGGTATCCTTTCCGCCGATGGCCGGGAGCTCGGCAATGACAGCCCGTATACGGACTTTCTTCAGATCGACGCGGCCATCAACCGCGGCAACTCCGGCGGGCCGACCTTCGACCTGCACGGCAATGTCGTGGGTGTGAACACACAGATCCTGTCGCCGAGCGGCGGCTCGGTCGGGATCGGTTTCGCCATTCCCGCAGAGCTGGCCCAGGAAGTAACCCAGGCCATCATCAAGAACGGCCATGTCTCCCGCGGCTGGTTGGGCGTGCAGATCCAGGATCTGACCGAGGATATGGCTGAAGCCCAGGGCATGCCGAACAATGACGGCTCCATCATCGCCGATGTCACCGAAGACAGCCCGGCAGCCAAAGGCGGCCTGCAGCGCGGCGACATCATTCTGTCCGTGAACGGGCAGAAGGTCAGCGATGCAACCAGCACGACCCGTCTGGTCGGACGCCTGATTGCCAACACTTCGAACAAGTTCGAAATTATGCGTGGTGGCAAGCATCAGACGCTCAATGTTGTTGTCGGAGAGCGCGGTGAAAATCTGGCGGCCCAGCGGATCCCGGCTTCGGCCCTGTCCGACGGTTCAGGCGAGAATTCTGATCAGGCCGCCATCGACTCGCTTGGCGTTACCTTCGTGCCGCTCGACAATGAGATGCGCCAGCGTCTTGGCCTCGACGATGACGAACAAGGCCTTGTCATTCTGGAAGTCGAACCGGGCGGCGCGATCGACGAAGCCGGTCTTCAGCGTGGCATGGTCATTCTGGAAGCCAATAATGAACCGGTCACAAGCGTTGAGGTTCTGGAAAAAGCCATCGATGCGGCCAAGAAGGCGAACCGGACCAAAGTACTGATTGCCGTTCGTGTGGGTCAGATTACGACCTATCGCACCATCGACATCAGCGAAGACGACGAGTGAGGCGCAAATGTTAGACACAGTTCAGGAGGATCCGATGCGTGTGCTGGTGATCGAGGACGATGCTGAAATGGCCGGCTTCATCGAAAAGGTCCTCATCGAGGCCGGGCATTCGGTGGACAAGGCAGACGATGGTGAACGTGGACTGGAGAAAGCGCGGTCGGAAGAATTCGATGCCATGGTCGTTGACCGGATGCTGCCCGAAAAGGATGGGCTGACCCTGTTGCGGGAATTCCGCGATGCGGGCGGCACCACACCGGCGCTGTTCCTGTCGGCGCTGGGCGACGTCCAGAACAAGGTGCAGGGTCTGAAGGCCGGCGCCGAGGATTATCTGGCCAAGCCCTTCGCTCCGGCAGAACTGGCGGCGCGGGTCGAGGCGCTCGGCCGCCGTACGCCCGGGCAGGAACCGCCGGTCACCGTGCTGAAGGCAGGCGATCTGGAAATGAACCTGCTGACCCGCAAGGTCACGCGGGCGGGCCAGAAGATTGACCTGCAGCCGCGCGAATTCCGCCTGCTGGAATACCTCATGCGCCACGCTGGCCAGGTTGTGACGCGCACCATGCTTCTGGAAAAGGTGTGGGACTATAATTTCGATCCGCAGACAAATGTGATCGATGTTCATGTTTCGCGCCTGCGCGCCAAGATCGACAAGGAATTCGACGAGCCGCTGCTGCATACGGTCCGTGGGGCCGGATACAGGCTGCAGGGCTAGACGGACGGGCAGGGCACTGGCAGTAGCGAGCCATGAAATTCGCCCTCCCGACTTTCCTGCGAACGACCACATTCAAGCTGGCGCTGCTCTACAGTGCCATGTTTGCGGCGTTTTCGGCAGCGCTGCTGGTCTATCTCTATTACTCGACCGTCTATTACATCCGTGCGGAATCAGACCGGCGGATGGATCTGGAGTTCGAGCAGCTGGGCAATGCCTATTTCACCGGCGGGATGGAGCGCCTCAGCGAGTCGGTGTTCGAGCGGATGACCCGCAACGGATCGACCTTCTTTTACTACCTTGAAGACGCCTCGGGCCGCCGGATTGCCGGGCATTTCCAGCGCATGCCGGCGCACAATCCGGACCTCGACGTTCAGACGGTTTATTTCGAAGTCACGCTGACAGAGCCGGATGGATCGGAAGTCGTCCGCCCGGTCGCCGGACGGATCGTTCGCCTGCGCGACAATGGCGGGGCGCTGCTTGTCGCCTTCGACACCGCGCAGCAAACGGCGATCGTTGGCCGAATACAGAACGCTATTTTCATTGCGGCGCCGATTGGGCTGGTCCTGTCATTGCTGGGCGGGCTCCTGATTTCCCGCGGCGCAGCCCGGCGTGCGGACGAACTGGCACGCACCGCCGAAATGGTCATGGGCGGCGAGCTGGGCAGGCGTGTGCCCGTGCGCGGATCGGGCGACGAGTTCGACCGGCTGGGCCAGCGCATGAACGCCATGCTCGACCAGATCGAGAAACTGGTGGAGTCGACCCGCAATACCGGCAACGCCATTGCGCACGATCTGCGCTCTCCGCTGTCTCGGTTGCGGAACCGTCTGGAAATCGCCCTGTCAGAGCCGATGTCACGCGAAAGCGCCGAAGCGACGCTGGGAGAAACGGTTGAAGAAGTTGACCGCGTGCTCGGCACATTCAACGCCATCCTGCGTCTTGCCCGCCTGGAAGCGGGGGCCGAGGGCGAGCGGGTGCGCATGGATGTCAGCGAGCTGGCCGAACAGCTCGCAGAACTGTTCGAGCCGGCCTGCGATGATGCGGAGCAAACCTTCCGCAGCCAGATATCGAAGAACCTCATGGTGCTGGGGGACCGGGACCTGATCGGACAGGCCCTGTCGAACCTGCTCGATAACGCCATCAAGTACACGCCCGCCGGTGGTACGATCAGCCTGACAGTCGCGCGCGGACCGTCAGGCATGATCGATCTGACGGTTGTCGACACCGGGCCGGGCGTTCCGCCGGATGCCCGCAAGCGAGTGGTCCAGCGGTTCCAGCGGATGGATTCCGCGCGAACCCAGCCGGGCAGCGGTCTCGGCCTCGCGCTGGTCGTATCGGTTGCGGAAATGCATGGCGGTGAGCTGATCCTTTCAGATGGGAATGGCCCGCCGGAATCACCTGGACTGAAGACAACATTGAGGCTGCCACGGGCATAGGCATGCTGAACGTAAGACCTATCGCGCAAACCCCTGAAGGGGCACTGGAACTGGCCTGCGAACAGGCGCCCTATCTGAGGCGCCTTGCAGGCCGGGAGCTGGAAGACGGGGACTGGCGGGAAGCCATCGAAACGGTGCGTATGCTGCCGAAGCTCGGTCAACGGCCGATTGAAGACGTCATGCGCGTCCTGCGGCGCGCCAAGCAGGCAACCCATCTTTCGCTGGCGGGAGAAGATCTGTCGGGCACGCTGGATGTGATGGACGTCACTACGGTGCTGACCGAGCTGGCCTGCGAATGTGTCGACACCGCCCTGAAAGTGTCGCTGGCGCATTACGGCCTGTCCGGGGACGGCATCTTCGCCATTGCGCTGGGAAAGATGGGGGCGTTCGAACTCAACTATTCCAGCGATATCGATTTCTGCATTTTCTACGATCCGGACGTGTTCGATGGCGGTGAGCGTTCGCCCGGCGAAGCGGCCCAGCGTGTGGCACGCGACATCGTGCGGATGTTCGATGACGTAACAGAAGACGGGTACGTCTTCCGCACCGATTTACGTCTCCGGCCAGACCCGTCCTCGACACCGCTTGCCGTCTCCACGGCCATGGCGGAGATCTATTATGAGAGTGTCGGTCAGAACTGGGAGCGGATGGTCTGGATCAAGGCGCGTCCTGCTGCGGGCGATATACAAGCGGCGAAGCGCTTCCTGAAAGGCATGGAGCCTTATGTCTGGCGCCGGAACCTCGACTATTGGGCCATTGGTGACATTCAGGCCATCAAGCGGATGATCAACACCAAGGCCCGGGCAACCGATTTCAATATACCGAACCCGGACATAAAGCTTGGCCCGGGCGGTATCCGCGAGATCGAATTTTTCGTCCAGACGCAGCAATTGATCCTTGGCGGCCGGCGACCGGAATTGCGGGACAATACCACGCTGGGCGCGATGGAGGCCCTGCGCGCGGGCGGCGTGGTCGAGGACGAGACGGCCCGAGACCTGACCGAAGCCTATCGCCAGCTGCGCAATGTCGAGCATCGCATCCAGATGCGGAACGATGAGCAGACTCACACGCTGCCAAAAGACCCTGAAGCCCGTGAAGCCGTCGCCTTTCTCAGCGGCTATGGCAACCTTGAGAATTTTGACCGGGACGTGCTGGACACGCGGCGTCTCGTACAGTCGGCCTATGACGCCCTGTTCGCGGCGGAAGACCGTGCGGCCGGGGAAATCAGATCAGGCAATTTCGTCTTCACCGGCGTCGATGATGATCCGGGAACGGTTGAAACGCTGCAAAAGCTTGGCTTCAGCGACCCGAGTGCCGCCATTGAGACCATTCGCAGCTGGCACCGCGGCCGCGTTCCGGCCACGCGCACAGGGCGCGGACGGGAGTTGCTGACGGCGATCCTGCCGCGGCTGCTGGAAGATATGGGCAAGACGGGCGAGCCGGATGAGGCGTTCCGCTGGTTTTCCCGCTTCTTCGGTGGCCTGTCGTCCGGCGTGCAGACGCTGGCCATGCTGCTCGCGGAGCCGGACCTGCTGGATGATCTGGTTGCGACGCTGGCGCTGGCGCCGCGTCTGGCAGAGATCCTGTCGCGCCGTCCGGATCTGTTGGAGTCGCTGGTCAGCGGGCAGGCGCCTGTCCGCCCCGAGATCGGACCGGATACGAGTTTCGATGGCGCGCTGGATGCCTGGCGCCGGTATCATCGTGACCAGCACTTTCTCACAGGCCACCGCCTGCTGCACGGCCTGATCCCGGCCCGCGATGCCGCGGATTACTGGACGGCGCTGGCCGATGACACAATACGGGAGATGGCTGCTGCGGCGAAGTGGGAAACCGAGCGGCGCAACGGACCCCAGCCAGGCCAATGGGCCGTGTTCGCCATGGGTAAGCTGGGCGGCAAGGAACTCACCGCCGGGTCGGATCTGGACATTCTCGTGATCTATGACGCTGACCCGATGGAAGCGCAGAAATGGTATACCCGTTTCACCCAGCGCCTCATCACGGCCCTGTCGGCACCGACAGCGGAAGGCGCTTTGTATGAAGTGGACATGCGCCTGCGTCCCTCTGGCCGGGCGGGACCTGTCGCGGTCAGCCTGCCGGCGTTCAGATCCTATCAGCACAAGGAAGCCTGGACGTGGGAGCATATGGCGCTCACCCGGCTGCGCCCGGTTGTCGGTGATGATGCACTTTGCGAGTCCGTCATGGACATTGCTATCGATGCGATCACGGAACGTGCAAAGGCCAACGCGGACACGATCCCGGCGGACATCACCGACATGCGTAACCGGCTGTACCGCGAAAAGCCGGGTAAGGGCCTGTGGGATCTGAAAACGGCTGCGGGCGGATTGATCGATGTGGAGTTCATGGTGCAGCAGGACATGCTTCTGGGCGGCCAGCCGGAAGCGATCTGTGCTTCCACGCAGGACGCGATCCGGTGCTCGACATTCAACATTGAGGAACGCCTCCTGCTTGCCGAAGGCCTGGGGCTTCTGCAGGCGCTGCAGCAGGTTCAACGGGTCGCCATCGGCACGGAAACGCGGTCGGATGTGATGCCGGCGGGCCTGCGTGACCGGCTCTGCCGGGCAGTGGAAGCCTCCACGTTCCGCGAGCTGGAAACCAGATTATCTGGCGCAAAATCAAGGCTACACCAGATTGCTGTCGAAAAACTGCATCTCGGTGCGACGGAAAACGGATCTCCTCCCGTTCTATAAACACTGGCTGCCCGGACACAGTGGCGGCCGTTGAAGAGAGGAGTACCCCCTTATGAAACGGATTGTTCTCGCAACTGCATCCCTGGCTGCAATTGCTGCGCTCGCCCTTCCGGCCGCCGCTTATGGTGGACGCGGCGACGGCATGAAGCGCCCAGACATGATGAAAATGCTCGACACGGACGGTGACGGCACCGTCTCCGATGCGGAAATCAAGGCGCACAAGGCCCAGATGTTTATCGCAATCGACATCAATGGTGACGGGGCGCTTTCACAGGACGAACTGACTGCGCATCAAGATGCCATGCGTGCCAAGATGAAGGCGAATTTCGAAGCCCGCCGCGGCAACCGCGTCGACAACATGTTCGACCGGTACGACACCAACAAGGATGGCTCGATCACGCGTGACGAAGTCACGGCCGTTCAGGCGACGCGGGCAGCCAAGTGGAAAGCGAAAAAAGCTGACCGCCAGGCCCAACGGGCAGAGAAAGGCGCCAAGATGCAGGCTGCGCGCTTTACGAAGATGGACACGGACGGCAATGGCACGATCAGCCAGGAAGAGTTCGAGGCCGCCCCGATGGGCCCGGGCACGCGCGGGAATTTCCGCGGAATGGGTCCGGGAATGGGCCCCGGTATGGCCCCGGGTGACATGCCGCCGCCGCCAGTAGACCAATAGGATACCAGGCTCAGGCCTGGTAGGCGGCACCGCACGCATTCGACACGTCTTACCGTATTGAGTGCGTGCATCCCGCCTTCAACGGAGTAAGCTCGGTTCCGTGGCTTTCGTATCGGATCTCGACCAGATCACACGGGCGGCGGCGGGTGACCCGTCTGCCGTCTCGTGGCTGGTTGACCGGTACTCACCGGGTGTTCTCGGCCTGGCAACACGGATGCTGGGTGACCGGATGGAAGCAGAAGACGTGACACAGGAAACATTCCTCCGCGCATGGAAAGCGCTGCCCGGCTGGGAGCCGCGGGCCAAGTTCTCGACTTGGCTGCACCGTGTCGCGCTGAACCTCTGTTACGATATTCTGCGCAAGCGGCGGGAATCGCTGCCCGGTGAATTGCCGGAGATGACGGACCCGGAATTGACGCCGCCTGAACGCCTGCTGCAAACCGAGCGGGTGCAGGCGATCGAAACCGCCATCGCAGCCCTGCCGGAGCGTCAGGCCGCTGCGTTGACGCTTTGTGCGCTGCAGGGACATTCTCAGGTCGAGGCGGCGGAGATCATGGAAACAAGTGAAGAAGCGCTGGAAAGCCTTCTGGCGCGCGCACGGCGCGGCCTGAGGGCGGCACTGGCCGAACGGAGCGTGGCATGAAGGACCCAGGGATGACACCGGCTTTGTCTGACGAACGGATCCTCGATCTGATCGAGGCTTATGGCGCGGATCCTGCTGCCTTTCCGGAGGCAGAGCGTGACGCAGCCGTGCGCCGCATGAATGAGGCGCCGGGCCTGTTTGCCAAGGCGCTGGATGAAGCCCGCAAACTGGACCAGTTCCTGGGCATGGTGCCGGAGACAGAAGTATCGGCATCGCTGCGCGACAGCCTGCTGGCAAGTGCCCCGAAACCTGCGCGGGCCGCCCGGCCGGAACGCGGCCTGTGGCGATTCCTGCCGGGCTGGTTGCCTGCGGGCGCCGTGGCCTCTCTGGTCATGGGCGTGATGATTGGCGTGAATGTTTCGCTGCCCGCTTCGGTGGCCAGCGCCCAGACAACAGACGAGACCGATGCCGTGATGTATGCCGCCCTCGGCTTCGGCGACCTGGACCTGATGAGTGAGACCACAGAATGAGCGATATGTCTGATACGCCGCGCCGGTGGCCGTTTTGGCTGATCGTTTCGCTGATGGTGAACATGATCCTGGTAGGGCTTCTGGTGGGCTTCCTGTTGCAGGCCAGTCCGCGGGTGCCCCCGGATGGCCCGCCGCCGGAACGCATTTCCTGGGGATCGCGCGATGATGGCACCCGCGAAGCCATGAGACGTGTTTTCCGGGAAGCCTTCAAGGCCTCCGCCGAGGAACGGGCAGCCCGTGCCACCGTGCGCAAGCATCTGGCTGAGGCTGTCTCGGCTGACCCATACAATCCCGATGCGGTGCGGGACGCGTTCAGGGAATTGAGAGCTGCGGACGATGCGGTGAACGAGGCCACGCATGAGGCGATGGTGACATTGTTCGCCACCATGTCCCTGGAAGAGCGCCAGCATATGGCCAGGATCCTGATGCGTGGACCGGGCGACCGCAGGTCATCGCACAACAAGCGCGGCCCGGACGGCCGCAATGGTCCGGCGGGTGATGGACCGCCCCCGCCGCCCAACATCGAGCGCTGAGCAGGGTTTCCTTTCGGCGCTCACCGTTCCACAGTGGTGGCAAAACGGGAGGGCCGAATGAGAGAATATGCCGATTATGACGGGCTGGGTCTGGCGGAGCTGATCCGCAGCAAACAGATCAGCGCTGCAGAACTGCTGGATGCGGCGGTCACACGGGCCGAAGCGGCGCAGGATACGCTGAACTGTTTCACCGCGCTTTACCCGGATCTTGCCAAATCGCAGCTGGATGCAGGCATTGGCAGCGGCCCGTTTGCGGGCGTGCCGTTCGTCACAAAAGACCTGGCCGTTGAGGTGAAGGGCGCGCCGCTGACCAACGGCTCGGTTGCCTGGAAGGGCAATGTCGCCCAGCGGGATTCGGTGCTGACCGAACGCTATCGCCAGGCAGGGCTTGTCTTTTTCGGCCAGACGACCAGCCCCGAATACGGCCTGACCACCACGACCGAATCCACGCTTTACGGGCAGACACGGAACCCATGGGATCTGACGCGCACCTCGGGCGGCTCGTCCGGCGGGGCCAGCGCAGCCGTGGCGGCCGGTGTGCTGCCGGTCGCGCAGGCCAGCGATGGCGGCGGCTCGATCCGCATTCCGGCGTCCTGCACGGGCCTGTTCGGCATCAAGCCGTCGCGCGGCCGGGTGCCGATGGGGCCGGGGCGGACCGAAGGCTGGAATGGCATGTCCACCGTCCACGCCGTCAGCCGCAGCGTGCGCGACAGCGCCGCCTTGCTGGATGCCTGCCATGGCCGGGAGACCGGCAGCCGCTATGTCGCCCCGGCGCCGGACCGTCCGTATCTGGAGGAAGTGTCCCGCGATCCGGGCAAGCTGCGCATCGCGCTGTGGCGGAAGGCGCCGAACGGGACGATGCCGGACGCCGATGCGGAGGCAGGCCTCGTCGCGACGGCGAAATTGCTGGAAGAGCTTGGCCATGACGTGGTCGAGACCGGACCGGAATTCGATGGCGAGCTGCTCGCCAAATATGCGCTGTTCACGATCTCCGCGAACATTGCCGCCGCCTTCGACGACCGTTCCGAAATGCTGGGCCGGGCAGTGCGCGAGGACGAGATGGAGCCGATCACGGCGGCCATGGCCGCGCTCGGCCGCACGGTGCCGATGGTGGAACTGGCGAAGGCCAACAATCTCTTCAACTCGGTCGCGATCGACTATGAGCAATTCCTCATCGATGGCGGGTTTGACCTGACACTCTCGCCTGTCACGCACCGTGCGCCGGACAAGCTGGGCACCATGTCACTGGCACAGGATGGCGAAGCCATGGGCAAGGCGATTGCCGGTTTCGGCGCGCATTGTCCGATCTTCAACCAGACGGGCTGCCCGGCCATGTCCGTCCCGCTGCACTGGACGGACGTGACCGAAGACGCAGCAGGCGGGCTGCCCATCGGCATGATGTTTGGCGGCCGGCTCGGGTCTGAAAGTCTTCTGTTCCGGTTGGCTGGACAATTGGAACAGGCCCGGCCATGGGCAGGCAAGCGCCCGCCGCACTGGGTGGGCTGAACCAGACGGACGAAAGACGATGAACGAGCTGA is a window from the uncultured Hyphomonas sp. genome containing:
- a CDS encoding ATP-binding protein, with protein sequence MKFALPTFLRTTTFKLALLYSAMFAAFSAALLVYLYYSTVYYIRAESDRRMDLEFEQLGNAYFTGGMERLSESVFERMTRNGSTFFYYLEDASGRRIAGHFQRMPAHNPDLDVQTVYFEVTLTEPDGSEVVRPVAGRIVRLRDNGGALLVAFDTAQQTAIVGRIQNAIFIAAPIGLVLSLLGGLLISRGAARRADELARTAEMVMGGELGRRVPVRGSGDEFDRLGQRMNAMLDQIEKLVESTRNTGNAIAHDLRSPLSRLRNRLEIALSEPMSRESAEATLGETVEEVDRVLGTFNAILRLARLEAGAEGERVRMDVSELAEQLAELFEPACDDAEQTFRSQISKNLMVLGDRDLIGQALSNLLDNAIKYTPAGGTISLTVARGPSGMIDLTVVDTGPGVPPDARKRVVQRFQRMDSARTQPGSGLGLALVVSVAEMHGGELILSDGNGPPESPGLKTTLRLPRA
- a CDS encoding Do family serine endopeptidase; the protein is MKLGISRQALVAALFGAAAVGTLSIAPQILSPEARAQPIAVQAPAGAPMSFADLIERVEPAVVSVNVVSEREVNNTGDMEQFFEQFRGLPGLDEFMQQRRQQEEEGAEPETREARSLGSGFFISQDGYIVTNNHVVENAVQIEVVNKDGDKMEAELVGTDPDTDLAVIKVKEKGHYPYVRFGNSHNLRKGDWVVALGNPFGFSGTATAGILSADGRELGNDSPYTDFLQIDAAINRGNSGGPTFDLHGNVVGVNTQILSPSGGSVGIGFAIPAELAQEVTQAIIKNGHVSRGWLGVQIQDLTEDMAEAQGMPNNDGSIIADVTEDSPAAKGGLQRGDIILSVNGQKVSDATSTTRLVGRLIANTSNKFEIMRGGKHQTLNVVVGERGENLAAQRIPASALSDGSGENSDQAAIDSLGVTFVPLDNEMRQRLGLDDDEQGLVILEVEPGGAIDEAGLQRGMVILEANNEPVTSVEVLEKAIDAAKKANRTKVLIAVRVGQITTYRTIDISEDDE
- a CDS encoding heme lyase CcmF/NrfE family subunit, translating into MIEAGHFAAFLALGAALAQTIFGLKGDRRWAGMAAVTGFGLMAFSFLTLVHAFAVSDFSLQLVANNSHTLKPMLYKIAGTWGNHEGSMALWALVTFAFGAAAAALMKTGRQSFEARALGVQGLLAAGAMGYLLFASSPYLRLDPAPFQGAGLNPLLQDPALSFHPPMLYLGYVGYSFVFALAAAGMMEGRIDRVWAKEARRWSLAAFVPLTFGIALGSYWAYYELGWGGWWFWDPVENASLMPWLIGAALLHSVIVTEKRENFSAWTALLAVLAFLFSIMGAFLVRSGVLTSVHAFAVDPERGMILLFGLMVYGLLALGLFVWRGPGLKGAKPWLVTSREGALMANNIVLIVAALTVLLGTLFPLMAEAAGRTMSVGEPYFRLTFVPILAILLILLPVAQSWAWGKADLKQWSRWAIAGVALVAVFAALGVGVWNISLGAAFGLALGVWLIGGALWELRRRAVTLTRVFRVSPRVWGMTLAHMGIGLFIIGAVVETTGRYETTVALSEGGSGEAAGWTLTLDDVGSVEGPNWYADKAVLTAVKGGVKTVLQPMKRYYPAARMPTTETAIYKTGTGDLYAALGEQRVVDGKARWVFRVYFNPLIDFVYFGVLLIGLGGFLSMVKVKR
- a CDS encoding cytochrome c-type biogenesis protein, with the translated sequence MKALFLSLVIALAADVPLDNPAQEARAQALMRELRCVACENEPVSQSAAPIAEDMRMRIRDMVSEGSSDQEVRDWFESRYGEFVLFRPKSNNLSGLLLWIGPFLLLAVGVLIGFLTARRKRTVVEQIEPEDV
- a CDS encoding response regulator transcription factor, with product MLDTVQEDPMRVLVIEDDAEMAGFIEKVLIEAGHSVDKADDGERGLEKARSEEFDAMVVDRMLPEKDGLTLLREFRDAGGTTPALFLSALGDVQNKVQGLKAGAEDYLAKPFAPAELAARVEALGRRTPGQEPPVTVLKAGDLEMNLLTRKVTRAGQKIDLQPREFRLLEYLMRHAGQVVTRTMLLEKVWDYNFDPQTNVIDVHVSRLRAKIDKEFDEPLLHTVRGAGYRLQG